A stretch of Eleutherodactylus coqui strain aEleCoq1 chromosome 2, aEleCoq1.hap1, whole genome shotgun sequence DNA encodes these proteins:
- the LOC136613056 gene encoding oocyte zinc finger protein XlCOF22-like, with protein sequence MEKDRDKMAESILNLTLEIIFQLTGEDCTVVKKTSSDCCQPPVCDGWGRPLNPILGPSPHHLIHEDINVQKILEFTNKMIELLTGEVPIRCQDVAVYFSMEEWEYLEGHKDLYKDTMMETRQPLPSPVLSSKRRTPESCTRALLPQDYQLLYSDDDPTNINTSETNVRIKQEIKEEIPTGNFLNDCIGSSVGCLISEDCKAEDCDITQDTYEEPAIIPVITSALHSEDPSSDPLIQVPSSYSSQTDKQKKYLRRQEHQRAYTGKKSYSCSKCRKCFTKESYLVKHQRSHTEETPYSCSECGKCFTKESDLVKHQKSHTGETQYPCSECGKCFNVKSYLVIHHRTHTGEKPFSCSECRKCFSSKSQLAIHLRIHTGEKPFLCSECGKCFNVKSHLTKHQRSHTGAKPFSCSDCGRCFSNKSNLVSHQLIHIEEKPFSCSECGKCFASKARLDVHQRIHTGQKPFSCSECGKCFTRKSYLTKHRIIHTGEKPFLCSDCGKCFTRKANLVEHQRSHKREKPFSCSECGKCFTRQSQFLNHLRIHADK encoded by the exons gattgcacagtagtgaagaagacctctagtgattgctgtcagccccctgtgtgtgatggatggggaagacccctgaacCCAATCTTGGGGCCCTCACCTCAccacctgatacatgaggacatcaatgtacagaagattctagaattcaccaacaagatgattgagctgctgactggagag gttcctataaggtgtcaggatgtcgctgtctatttctccatggaggagtgggagtatttagaaggacacaaggatctgtacaaggacaccatgatggagacccgccagccactcccatcaccag TTCtatccagtaagagaagaaccCCTGAGAGCTGTACCCGtgctcttcttccacaggactaCCAG CTTTTGTATTCGGATGACGATCCGACCAATATTAATACttcagagacaaatgtgaggatCAAACAGGAGATTaaggaggagattcctacaggtaacttCCTAA atgactgtATCGGGAGCTCAGTGGGCTGTCTGATATCTGaagattgtaaagcagaggattgtgacatcacacaagatacatatgaagaacctgctaTTATCCCAGTTATtacctcagcccttcacagcgaagatccatcatctgatcctcttatacaggtcccatcttcttattcatcacagactgataagCAGAAGAAATATCTCAGAAGACAAGAACATCAAAGAGCTTATACAGGGAagaagtcatattcatgttcaaaatgtaggaaatgttttaccaaggaatcatatcttgttaaacatcagagaagtcatacAGAGGAGACGCcatattcatgctcagaatgtgggaaatgttttactaaggAATccgatcttgttaaacatcagaaaagTCACACTGGGGAGACGCAAtatccatgttcagaatgtgggaaatgttttaatgtgAAGTcatatcttgttatacatcacagaactcacacaggagagaagccattttcatgttcagaatgtagaAAGTGTTTTTCAAGCAAATCACAGCTTGCTATACATTtgcgaattcacacaggggagaagccattcttgtgttcagaatgtggaaagtgttttaatGTGAAATCACATCTTAccaaacatcagagaagtcacacaggggcaaagccattttcatgttcagattgtgggaggTGTTTTTcaaataaatcaaatcttgtgtcaCATCAGCTCATTCACATagaggagaagccattttcttgttcagaatgcggCAAATGTTTTGCTAGCAAAGCAAGACTTGATGTacaccagagaattcacacagggcagaagccattctcgtgttcagaatgtgggaagtgttttactagGAAATCCTATCTTACCAAACATCggataattcacacaggagagaagccgtttttatgttcagattgtggcaaatgttttacgaGAAAAGcaaatcttgttgaacatcagagaagtcacaaaagagagaagccattttcatgttcagaatgtgggaaatgttttactaggcAATCACAATTTCTTAACCATCTACGAATTCACGCAGACAAgtaa